From Priestia aryabhattai, one genomic window encodes:
- a CDS encoding GerAB/ArcD/ProY family transporter: MITLVIGGFVKISVFFYAVIVGLSKLFKVKRPSALTYPAGTVILFFSLTIASNFQEHLKEGLTIMPVLPFIPFHVVIPLTLLCIAFIKHRIKKQKHCNHHNGCSAFVCFTLLHVQLFPLSFYLF; the protein is encoded by the coding sequence ATGATTACGCTGGTGATTGGAGGATTTGTCAAAATCAGCGTCTTTTTTTACGCTGTGATTGTTGGACTTTCCAAGCTGTTTAAGGTGAAACGACCTTCTGCGCTGACGTATCCTGCTGGCACGGTGATTTTATTTTTTTCTCTGACGATTGCAAGTAATTTTCAAGAGCATTTAAAAGAGGGGCTAACGATTATGCCGGTGTTACCTTTTATCCCTTTTCACGTAGTGATTCCGCTTACGCTACTCTGTATAGCATTTATTAAACATCGCATAAAAAAACAAAAGCACTGCAACCATCATAATGGCTGCAGCGCATTCGTCTGCTTTACGCTACTGCATGTGCAGCTGTTCCCGCTCTCTTTTTACTTGTTCTAG
- a CDS encoding amino acid permease has translation MNIPQGQPGELKRTMKTRHLFMISLGGCIGTGFFLGSGYTINEAGPMGAMISYLVGGLIMYLTMLCLGELSVAMPVAGSFQTYSTKFIGPATGFAIGWLYWLGWAVTVALEFLAAGQLMQRWFPDSPVWLWCAIFGALIFSLNALSAKAFGETEFWFSSVKIFAIIMFIVVGGAAMFGLIDMKSGQEAPFLSNFFAEGLFPNGVTALLITMITVNFSFQGTELIGIAAGESENPEKTIPKAIKQTVWRTLFFFVLSVFVLASMIPREKAGVVESPFVVVLDSVGVPYAADIMNFIILTALLSVANSGFYAATRMLYSLSREGMASPALGKVNKRGVPFNALLITLVISCFSLLSSVVAAKTVFVWLISLAGLGAQIGWIAITASLLAFRRAYVAKGGKVEDLKFRTPLYPVLPIVALITNCIVMISLAFDPEQRMALYCGGIFFIGCYIYYYLKIRKQNQSKQVQEVQLAENKRMII, from the coding sequence ATGAATATTCCACAGGGACAGCCAGGAGAATTAAAAAGAACGATGAAAACAAGGCATCTTTTTATGATATCACTAGGGGGATGTATTGGTACCGGTTTTTTCCTTGGATCAGGTTATACCATCAATGAAGCAGGTCCGATGGGAGCAATGATTTCCTACTTGGTGGGAGGGCTCATTATGTATTTAACGATGCTGTGTCTTGGAGAATTATCCGTTGCCATGCCAGTTGCAGGATCGTTTCAAACGTACTCCACTAAATTTATCGGCCCCGCAACTGGTTTTGCGATTGGATGGCTGTACTGGCTAGGCTGGGCAGTAACGGTTGCACTTGAGTTTTTAGCTGCCGGACAATTAATGCAAAGATGGTTCCCGGACTCGCCCGTTTGGTTATGGTGCGCAATTTTTGGAGCTTTAATTTTTTCATTAAATGCACTTTCAGCTAAAGCATTTGGTGAAACAGAATTTTGGTTTTCAAGCGTTAAAATTTTCGCCATCATTATGTTTATTGTCGTAGGTGGAGCGGCAATGTTTGGACTCATTGATATGAAAAGCGGACAGGAAGCACCGTTTTTATCAAACTTCTTTGCCGAAGGGCTGTTTCCAAACGGCGTAACGGCTTTACTGATTACAATGATTACGGTGAACTTTTCGTTTCAAGGAACAGAATTGATTGGAATTGCGGCAGGAGAAAGTGAAAATCCGGAAAAAACAATTCCAAAAGCGATCAAGCAAACGGTTTGGCGTACGCTTTTCTTTTTCGTCTTATCCGTGTTTGTCTTAGCAAGCATGATTCCTCGTGAAAAAGCAGGCGTCGTAGAAAGCCCGTTTGTTGTTGTGTTAGACAGTGTAGGTGTACCTTATGCGGCGGATATTATGAACTTTATCATTTTAACAGCTCTTCTTTCAGTCGCAAACTCTGGATTTTACGCGGCTACACGTATGCTTTATTCTCTTTCAAGAGAAGGAATGGCAAGTCCTGCGCTTGGGAAAGTCAACAAAAGAGGGGTTCCGTTTAATGCGTTATTAATTACACTTGTGATTTCATGTTTTTCGCTGCTTTCAAGCGTAGTGGCAGCTAAAACCGTTTTTGTATGGCTGATTTCACTCGCTGGACTCGGCGCTCAAATTGGCTGGATTGCGATTACAGCTTCACTGCTTGCGTTCCGCCGTGCTTACGTGGCTAAAGGTGGAAAAGTAGAAGATCTGAAATTTAGAACACCTCTTTATCCGGTTCTTCCTATCGTAGCGCTTATTACGAACTGTATCGTTATGATCAGTCTTGCGTTTGATCCCGAGCAGCGAATGGCGTTATACTGCGGAGGTATTTTCTTTATAGGCTGCTATATTTATTATTATTTGAAAATTCGAAAACAAAATCAATCAAAACAGGTGCAAGAAGTTCAGCTTGCGGAAAATAAGCGAATGATTATTTAA
- the rocF gene encoding arginase, producing MKKEISIIGVPMDYGQTRRGVDMGPSAIRYAGMNTRLEALGYTVHDEGDIKVEIKERADVDKNTNLKNLAAVASGNEQLAAKVEEVREQDRFPLILGGDHSIAIGTLAGVAKGSENLGVIWYDAHGDLNTAETSPSGNIHGMPLAVSLGIGHPVLLDIGGYTPKIKPENLVIIGARSLDDGEKELIKEKGIKVYTMHEIDRLGMTQVMKETIDYLSGTDGVHLSLDLDGLDPDDAPGVGTPVKGGISYRESHLAMEMLAEAAMVTSAEFVEVNPILDQHNKTAEVAVALMSSLFGDKLL from the coding sequence ATGAAAAAAGAAATTTCAATTATCGGTGTACCAATGGATTACGGACAAACAAGAAGGGGTGTAGACATGGGGCCGAGCGCGATCCGCTATGCGGGCATGAATACACGCTTAGAAGCTCTTGGCTATACCGTACACGATGAAGGCGATATTAAAGTAGAAATTAAAGAACGAGCAGACGTGGATAAAAATACGAATTTAAAAAACTTAGCGGCTGTAGCCAGTGGCAATGAACAGCTTGCTGCAAAGGTTGAAGAGGTGAGAGAGCAGGACCGCTTTCCGTTAATATTAGGCGGAGACCACAGTATTGCGATTGGAACGCTTGCAGGAGTCGCGAAAGGTTCAGAAAATTTAGGCGTTATTTGGTATGATGCTCATGGTGATTTAAACACCGCTGAAACATCTCCATCAGGCAACATTCACGGCATGCCGTTAGCGGTGAGCCTGGGTATTGGACATCCTGTGCTTTTAGATATTGGAGGGTATACGCCCAAAATTAAACCTGAAAATCTAGTTATTATCGGCGCGCGCTCATTAGATGATGGTGAAAAAGAGTTAATTAAAGAAAAAGGAATTAAAGTGTATACCATGCATGAAATTGATCGTTTAGGTATGACGCAAGTGATGAAAGAAACGATTGATTATTTAAGTGGTACAGACGGCGTGCACCTGTCGCTAGACTTAGATGGCTTAGATCCAGATGATGCACCAGGCGTAGGTACACCTGTAAAAGGCGGTATCAGCTACCGAGAAAGTCATTTAGCGATGGAAATGTTAGCGGAAGCAGCCATGGTGACATCTGCTGAATTTGTAGAAGTGAACCCAATTTTAGATCAGCATAACAAAACTGCAGAAGTAGCGGTTGCGTTAATGAGTTCATTGTTTGGAGATAAGCTTTTATAA
- the ggt gene encoding gamma-glutamyltransferase, with translation MKVMKMLVIALFSLCLVVTPAAAQVPGVDHSMKRGATQGIVAASHPLAAEAGRQVLAEGGNAVDAAAAIQLSLNVVEPMMSGIGGGGFMMIYEKKKDKITMLDSREMAPADVTPKLFLDPRGKVIPFSKRHITGKAVGVPGTLKGVETALKDYGTMDLSDVIKPAITQAEQGIKVNWSMAQYIDENVDKLERYQTAGNVFVPNGKPLKEGDKLVQPDLAKTLKLIQKEGSDALYKGEIGEALVKEVQKRDGSMTMDDLKNYVVKEREPLKTTYRGYDVVSAAPPSSGGLTVQQILKLMEGYDVEKMGSNTPQYLQHLTEAMHLAFADRAAYMADEDFYAVPKKGLLDEDYIKERRKLINPNKATPNVKEGDPWKYEGKENPNKATVTEENPIGQTTHFSVVDKWGNMVSYTTTIEQVFGSGIMVPDYGFMLNNEMTDFDAAPGGVNQVEPKKRPRSSMSPTMLLKDGKPFMAIGSPGGPTIIASVAETIMNVIDHKMPIQKAILTPRIYSGGYPTVRWEPGFSQDTILEMMAKGNAFEETPQHIGNVQAVIYDYETGKMYGGADNTRQGTVLGVDAIKYVSKQPKSIKEEKKGEFTVEVNSAVYPFTDKQMKLIDGKPYVQSDRLLLGLGVIDSSDLKLYKPDPHSYLSVIKVARSLGYKVKWDNEKKVVSLEKDPGEGDTSDDEDGDIITN, from the coding sequence ATGAAGGTTATGAAGATGTTGGTTATTGCATTATTTAGTTTATGTTTAGTTGTCACACCAGCTGCTGCTCAAGTTCCGGGTGTCGACCATTCAATGAAACGGGGTGCTACACAAGGAATTGTAGCGGCATCTCACCCGCTTGCTGCTGAAGCGGGAAGGCAAGTTTTAGCTGAAGGCGGAAACGCTGTAGATGCGGCAGCTGCCATTCAACTATCTCTAAACGTTGTGGAACCGATGATGTCTGGTATCGGCGGCGGTGGCTTTATGATGATTTATGAAAAAAAGAAAGATAAAATTACGATGCTAGACAGCCGTGAAATGGCACCGGCTGATGTCACACCTAAGCTGTTTTTAGATCCAAGAGGAAAAGTCATCCCTTTCAGTAAACGTCACATAACAGGAAAAGCAGTTGGAGTTCCTGGCACGTTAAAAGGAGTAGAGACAGCACTTAAAGATTATGGAACAATGGACTTATCAGATGTTATTAAACCCGCTATTACTCAAGCAGAACAAGGAATTAAAGTAAATTGGTCGATGGCTCAGTACATTGATGAAAATGTGGATAAGCTTGAAAGATACCAAACGGCCGGTAATGTATTTGTGCCGAATGGCAAACCGTTAAAAGAAGGAGATAAGCTTGTTCAGCCGGATCTTGCTAAAACATTAAAGCTCATTCAAAAAGAAGGTTCAGACGCTCTTTATAAAGGAGAAATTGGAGAAGCGCTTGTTAAAGAAGTTCAAAAGCGCGACGGAAGTATGACCATGGATGATTTAAAAAACTACGTTGTAAAAGAACGCGAGCCGCTAAAAACAACTTACCGAGGCTATGATGTGGTTAGTGCGGCTCCTCCTAGCTCCGGCGGATTAACCGTGCAGCAAATTTTAAAGCTAATGGAAGGTTATGATGTAGAAAAAATGGGTTCCAATACGCCTCAGTATTTACAGCATTTAACGGAAGCTATGCACTTAGCTTTCGCTGACCGCGCGGCATATATGGCGGATGAAGATTTTTACGCAGTACCGAAAAAAGGACTGTTAGATGAAGATTATATTAAAGAACGCCGTAAATTAATTAATCCAAATAAAGCAACGCCTAATGTCAAAGAAGGAGATCCTTGGAAGTATGAAGGAAAAGAAAATCCAAATAAAGCAACTGTAACGGAAGAAAATCCAATTGGCCAAACGACTCATTTCTCTGTCGTGGACAAATGGGGGAACATGGTTTCTTACACGACTACCATTGAACAAGTGTTTGGTTCAGGAATTATGGTTCCTGACTACGGATTTATGCTCAACAATGAAATGACAGATTTTGATGCCGCCCCGGGAGGCGTGAACCAGGTTGAGCCTAAAAAACGTCCTCGAAGCAGCATGTCTCCAACGATGCTGTTAAAAGACGGAAAGCCGTTCATGGCAATTGGTTCACCGGGAGGTCCGACCATTATTGCGTCTGTAGCAGAAACGATTATGAATGTTATTGACCATAAGATGCCGATTCAAAAAGCAATTTTAACACCTCGCATTTATTCAGGCGGCTATCCAACCGTAAGATGGGAACCTGGCTTTAGCCAAGATACGATCCTTGAAATGATGGCTAAAGGAAATGCGTTTGAAGAAACGCCTCAGCATATTGGAAACGTCCAAGCTGTTATCTATGACTACGAAACGGGGAAAATGTACGGAGGAGCGGATAATACGCGCCAAGGCACTGTGTTAGGAGTAGACGCAATTAAATATGTGTCCAAACAGCCAAAATCAATTAAAGAAGAGAAAAAAGGAGAGTTTACCGTTGAAGTCAACAGCGCGGTGTATCCATTTACAGATAAGCAAATGAAGCTGATCGATGGAAAGCCTTATGTCCAGTCCGACCGCCTGCTGTTAGGCTTAGGCGTCATTGATTCGAGTGACTTAAAGCTGTATAAGCCAGATCCTCATTCATATTTATCGGTTATCAAAGTAGCAAGATCACTTGGTTACAAAGTGAAATGGGATAACGAAAAGAAAGTGGTCTCATTAGAAAAAGATCCTGGTGAAGGTGATACCAGTGATGATGAAGACGGAGACATTATTACAAATTAA
- a CDS encoding tetratricopeptide repeat protein: protein MGIHAQYVMNQLEEGKWKEIKREIQQEMKKKPEASDLYCYLAVCLAKQIEESIIFEKMVLNLEMDRALHQALTLNPSSSLAHFVRGVKYRETPLMFGGNYEKSLSYLQRAQDLGFEGIMLPLELAKTYIQLKEIEKAKEQIAYAREINHTHANIKKVENMLQTGR, encoded by the coding sequence GTGGGAATACATGCACAATACGTTATGAATCAGCTAGAAGAGGGAAAGTGGAAAGAGATCAAACGCGAAATTCAACAAGAAATGAAGAAAAAACCTGAAGCATCTGATTTGTACTGTTACTTAGCGGTTTGTTTAGCAAAGCAAATCGAAGAATCAATTATATTTGAAAAAATGGTATTGAATTTAGAAATGGACCGAGCTCTTCACCAGGCATTAACATTAAATCCGTCTTCAAGCTTGGCGCACTTCGTTCGAGGAGTAAAATACCGGGAAACTCCGCTTATGTTTGGAGGGAATTACGAAAAATCGCTGTCTTATTTGCAGCGGGCGCAAGATCTTGGTTTTGAAGGGATTATGCTGCCGCTCGAACTCGCCAAAACATATATTCAATTAAAAGAAATCGAAAAAGCGAAAGAACAGATCGCCTATGCCCGGGAAATCAATCATACTCATGCGAATATTAAAAAAGTCGAAAACATGCTGCAAACAGGACGGTGA
- a CDS encoding YjcZ family sporulation protein, giving the protein MGEKGGLGFSFIVVLFILLVIVGCSCYY; this is encoded by the coding sequence ATGGGCGAAAAAGGCGGTTTGGGTTTTTCATTTATCGTTGTTTTATTTATTCTATTAGTAATCGTAGGGTGTTCTTGCTACTACTAA
- a CDS encoding YjcZ family sporulation protein gives MEKQNFALIVVLFVLLVIVGASGFRF, from the coding sequence GTGGAAAAACAAAATTTTGCGTTAATCGTTGTGTTATTTGTTTTACTTGTTATTGTAGGCGCGTCTGGCTTTCGCTTTTAA
- a CDS encoding TrkH family potassium uptake protein — MKKQIIKLTPPQLLVSIFGGGIIIGAFLLMMPFSTTEPIRWVDALFTSTSAMTVTGLAVVDTGTRFTVIGQTIIMLLIQIGGLGIMSFAVLIFMMLGKKIGFKERMLVQQALNQTSVGGVVLLVKRLFIFSFLIEFVALIFLAIRWVPEFGWSKGLFFSLFHSISAFNNAGFGLLSDNLVQYVGDPIINITISFLFIIGGLGFTVLADMWVKKSYKKLTLHSKIMIISTFAINVIAMLFIFFLEYGNSHTLGNLSLGDKVWASYFQAVTTRTAGFNTIDLAHLHDATVFLMVLLMFIGAGSASTGGGIKLTTFVVIVFSIWAFLRSREDIVLLKRRLLPLHVFKALAITMISIMFVFGAIFLLNISENLPFVKIMFEVVSAFGTVGLSMGATPELSYFGRVIIIFIMCLGKVGPLTLAFSLSKQKREAVRYPNEDIMLG, encoded by the coding sequence ATGAAAAAACAAATTATTAAACTCACCCCTCCTCAGCTGCTTGTTTCTATTTTTGGCGGAGGAATTATTATTGGTGCTTTTCTATTGATGATGCCTTTTTCTACTACTGAGCCGATCCGGTGGGTAGATGCTCTTTTTACGTCTACTTCCGCGATGACAGTAACCGGCTTAGCCGTCGTCGATACGGGCACGCGTTTTACCGTCATCGGTCAAACGATTATTATGCTGTTAATTCAAATAGGTGGTCTTGGCATTATGTCATTTGCCGTGTTGATTTTTATGATGCTAGGTAAAAAAATTGGATTTAAAGAGCGTATGCTTGTTCAGCAGGCATTAAATCAGACGAGCGTCGGTGGAGTTGTGCTGCTAGTTAAAAGGTTGTTTATCTTTTCATTTTTAATTGAGTTTGTTGCACTTATCTTTTTAGCGATACGCTGGGTTCCGGAGTTCGGATGGTCTAAGGGGCTGTTCTTTAGCTTGTTTCATTCGATTTCGGCTTTTAATAACGCAGGGTTCGGACTGTTGTCTGATAACTTAGTTCAGTATGTAGGAGATCCCATTATTAACATAACGATTTCTTTTTTGTTCATTATTGGTGGGTTAGGGTTTACCGTCCTTGCTGATATGTGGGTGAAAAAATCGTATAAAAAACTAACGCTGCATTCAAAAATTATGATTATCAGCACGTTCGCCATTAACGTGATTGCCATGCTTTTTATTTTCTTCTTAGAGTACGGCAATTCGCATACGCTCGGAAATTTATCATTAGGAGACAAAGTATGGGCTTCTTATTTTCAAGCGGTAACGACAAGAACCGCTGGGTTTAATACAATTGATTTAGCTCACCTGCATGATGCAACGGTCTTTTTAATGGTTTTATTAATGTTTATTGGTGCAGGAAGTGCGTCAACAGGAGGCGGTATCAAACTCACGACGTTTGTGGTTATTGTCTTTTCTATATGGGCATTTTTACGAAGCAGGGAAGATATTGTGCTGCTAAAGAGACGCCTTCTTCCTCTTCACGTGTTTAAGGCACTAGCCATTACGATGATTTCAATTATGTTTGTGTTTGGGGCCATTTTCCTGTTAAATATTTCGGAAAACCTGCCGTTTGTAAAAATTATGTTTGAAGTGGTTTCTGCGTTTGGAACAGTAGGTTTATCGATGGGAGCTACTCCTGAACTATCATACTTTGGACGCGTGATCATCATCTTTATTATGTGTTTAGGAAAAGTCGGGCCATTAACGCTTGCTTTTTCATTATCAAAACAGAAGCGAGAAGCTGTACGATATCCAAACGAAGATATTATGCTAGGGTAG
- a CDS encoding potassium channel family protein, with translation MKKQFAVLGLGRFGGSLVEEFANLDVDVLAIDRNQEVVNKYSNSATYVVQANAIDEASLKGLGIRNVDHALISFGDDIEASVLATMLLKDMGVKQVWVKAVNMYHQKVLEKIGADKVIHPERDIAKRIAHHVVSEKIIDYIELSKDYSIVEIVASKKLHNKTLFDLNIRAKYGCNIIGFQRKDGEMVISPTAHERIEQGDMLIVIGHNRDLNRFEEEGV, from the coding sequence ATGAAAAAACAGTTTGCTGTATTGGGATTAGGTCGTTTTGGAGGCAGTTTGGTTGAAGAGTTTGCTAATTTGGATGTGGATGTGCTCGCTATTGACCGCAATCAGGAGGTAGTAAATAAATATAGCAACTCAGCTACATATGTTGTGCAAGCGAACGCAATTGATGAAGCTAGCTTAAAAGGGCTAGGTATTCGCAATGTTGATCATGCTCTTATTTCGTTTGGGGATGATATCGAAGCAAGCGTGCTCGCAACGATGCTTTTAAAAGATATGGGCGTTAAGCAAGTATGGGTAAAAGCGGTGAATATGTATCATCAAAAAGTGCTGGAGAAAATAGGAGCGGACAAAGTCATTCATCCCGAGCGCGATATTGCTAAGCGCATTGCTCATCATGTGGTGTCAGAAAAAATCATTGACTACATTGAACTGTCAAAGGACTACAGTATTGTTGAAATTGTCGCTTCTAAGAAACTTCATAATAAAACGCTGTTTGATTTAAATATTCGCGCAAAGTACGGCTGCAATATTATCGGTTTTCAGCGAAAAGACGGGGAAATGGTGATTTCGCCTACCGCGCATGAAAGAATCGAACAAGGAGATATGCTTATTGTCATCGGACATAATCGCGATTTGAACCGTTTTGAAGAAGAAGGAGTTTAA
- a CDS encoding carboxymuconolactone decarboxylase family protein has protein sequence MARVLLTNEEGTNFEKALNLIPHVKRLYDRLYDTLWKSDIVEKETKEKIRLYLAGVNGCETCMSMSYIGDETLNQKVLREEKLEEKDRLLFRFIDVYRVRPRDLTDAEMNQLKKYYSDTQLLELLAVINLFDQFHKLIVSLDLYDFCSLQRK, from the coding sequence ATGGCAAGAGTTTTGTTAACAAACGAAGAGGGAACAAATTTTGAAAAAGCACTGAATTTAATTCCACATGTAAAAAGATTGTATGATAGGCTTTACGACACGCTTTGGAAGAGCGATATAGTAGAAAAAGAGACAAAGGAAAAAATTAGGCTTTATCTAGCAGGTGTTAACGGCTGTGAGACGTGTATGAGCATGTCATATATAGGTGATGAGACGCTTAATCAAAAAGTATTAAGAGAAGAAAAGCTTGAAGAAAAAGATCGACTCCTGTTTCGATTTATTGATGTATATCGGGTGCGTCCGAGAGATTTGACGGATGCTGAGATGAATCAATTAAAGAAATATTACAGTGATACGCAGCTATTAGAGCTTTTGGCTGTTATTAATTTGTTTGATCAATTTCACAAACTGATTGTCAGTTTAGATTTATATGATTTTTGCAGTTTGCAGCGCAAGTGA
- a CDS encoding Lrp/AsnC family transcriptional regulator: MKIDEIDLSILQALQQNSRLSLRELGKQINLSPPSVAERVRQLESFGVIKGYTIDIDYEKLHLPVSCFIEVTMKNGEHERFKRFISQYPYALFCERIAGQACFITKLQLPHLHVLEQFINEITPYAKTISHIALSHVEMSLELLNHLKHKKHLS, translated from the coding sequence TTGAAAATTGATGAAATTGATTTATCGATTTTGCAGGCGCTGCAGCAAAACAGCCGTCTTTCCTTAAGAGAGCTAGGAAAACAAATTAACTTGTCTCCTCCTTCGGTAGCAGAGCGAGTAAGGCAGCTAGAGAGCTTTGGCGTTATAAAAGGGTATACAATCGATATTGATTATGAAAAGCTGCATTTGCCCGTGTCGTGTTTTATTGAAGTAACCATGAAAAACGGAGAGCACGAGCGTTTTAAACGATTTATTTCTCAGTACCCCTATGCTTTATTCTGTGAGCGCATCGCTGGGCAAGCCTGCTTTATTACAAAGCTTCAGCTTCCTCACCTGCACGTACTAGAACAATTTATTAACGAAATTACACCTTATGCCAAAACGATTTCACACATCGCCCTTTCTCACGTGGAGATGTCTCTTGAACTACTGAATCATTTAAAACATAAAAAGCACCTATCATAA
- a CDS encoding S1C family serine protease, producing the protein MDPRDYEREQERKEEYENRQQRYDQYQPSSSSQPPKRRLFPVIASSIAGAVLGGGIVLYGAPQLGLMDSADTQTANQTNQTTQTQTATTTSTTPRTVSTTVNQSDLVSVVNKVSAAVVGVNNIQQQTNPFSGDTQTQEAGTGSGVIFKKENGKAYVVTNNHVIDGASEVEVSLSNGQKEQAKIVGADALTDLAVLEMSDKNVEQVAKFGKSSDLVAGETVLAIGNPLGEQFSRTVTQGIVSAAKRSVPISDNWNVDVIQTDAAINPGNSGGALINSSGEVIGINSMKISEDNVEGIGFALPSDEVQPTIEQLMKNGKITRPYMGVGLQDVGQLSAETKQNQLGLTSDTSEGVVVTTVEPFSSASDAGLQSKDVIVAIDGNKVKTSSDLRQYLYTKRKVGDTVKLDVYRNGKKQTISLKLSEQQDNNG; encoded by the coding sequence ATGGATCCACGTGATTATGAAAGAGAGCAAGAACGAAAAGAAGAATATGAAAACCGCCAGCAGCGCTATGATCAGTATCAGCCTTCATCGTCATCACAGCCACCAAAAAGACGCTTATTTCCAGTGATCGCATCTTCCATCGCAGGAGCAGTGCTAGGGGGAGGAATTGTGTTATACGGCGCTCCGCAGCTAGGGTTAATGGATTCAGCTGATACGCAAACAGCGAATCAAACGAATCAAACAACGCAGACTCAAACCGCAACAACGACGAGCACAACACCTCGAACAGTAAGCACCACCGTGAATCAGTCAGATCTTGTTTCAGTTGTAAATAAAGTATCAGCGGCTGTTGTAGGCGTGAATAACATCCAGCAGCAAACAAATCCATTTTCTGGAGATACCCAAACGCAAGAAGCAGGAACGGGTTCAGGTGTTATTTTTAAAAAAGAAAATGGAAAAGCATACGTTGTGACAAATAACCACGTTATTGATGGCGCAAGCGAAGTAGAAGTGTCACTTTCAAACGGTCAAAAAGAACAAGCTAAAATTGTAGGAGCTGATGCGCTAACGGATTTAGCCGTGCTTGAAATGTCCGATAAAAATGTGGAACAAGTGGCGAAGTTCGGGAAATCATCAGATTTAGTAGCGGGTGAAACGGTTCTTGCAATCGGAAACCCTCTTGGTGAACAATTCTCGCGTACGGTCACACAAGGTATCGTCAGCGCAGCGAAACGCTCCGTTCCTATTTCAGACAATTGGAACGTAGACGTGATTCAAACGGATGCGGCTATTAATCCGGGAAACAGCGGTGGTGCCTTAATCAATTCTTCCGGTGAAGTAATAGGTATTAACAGTATGAAAATTTCAGAAGACAATGTAGAAGGCATCGGCTTTGCTCTTCCAAGTGATGAAGTGCAGCCAACGATTGAACAGCTGATGAAAAACGGTAAAATAACCCGTCCATATATGGGCGTAGGTCTTCAAGATGTAGGTCAGCTTTCAGCCGAAACAAAACAAAATCAACTAGGCCTAACAAGCGATACGTCTGAAGGAGTTGTCGTAACGACAGTTGAACCGTTTTCTTCTGCTTCTGATGCAGGTTTACAATCAAAAGACGTGATTGTTGCCATCGATGGAAATAAAGTTAAAACATCCAGTGATTTACGTCAATACTTATACACAAAACGCAAAGTAGGAGACACGGTGAAATTAGACGTGTACCGAAACGGAAAGAAACAAACCATTTCTCTGAAGCTTTCAGAGCAGCAGGATAACAATGGATGA
- a CDS encoding response regulator transcription factor — MSFTLYLVEDEQNLNEVLTLYLQKEGWDVRSFFNGTDAKEMIATPPHLWILDIMLPDIDGYQLIREIKQQTPHVPVIFISARDADIDRVLGLEMGSDDYLSKPFLPRELVIRANKLLNLVYGSTKKQTDTITLTPYEIDLYTRTVSENGKPIDLTSKEFDFLVTISKDLGQAFSREQLLNLIWGEDYFGTDRVVDDLVRRVRKKMPQARIETIYGYGYRMMKA, encoded by the coding sequence TTGAGCTTTACACTATATCTAGTAGAGGATGAACAAAATTTAAATGAAGTTTTAACCCTTTACCTTCAAAAAGAAGGCTGGGACGTGCGCTCATTTTTTAACGGTACGGATGCCAAAGAAATGATTGCAACTCCTCCACACCTGTGGATTTTAGATATTATGCTGCCTGACATTGACGGGTATCAGCTCATTCGTGAAATCAAGCAGCAAACGCCACATGTTCCTGTTATTTTCATCTCAGCACGCGATGCTGATATTGACCGAGTTCTTGGACTTGAAATGGGAAGCGACGACTATTTATCAAAGCCTTTTTTGCCTCGTGAACTAGTCATTCGAGCAAATAAACTGCTAAACCTCGTATATGGTTCAACCAAAAAACAAACCGATACCATTACGCTGACTCCCTATGAAATCGATTTATATACGCGCACAGTCAGTGAAAATGGAAAGCCAATTGATTTAACGTCTAAAGAATTTGATTTTCTTGTCACCATTTCGAAGGACCTTGGACAGGCTTTTTCACGGGAGCAGCTGCTGAATCTAATTTGGGGAGAAGATTATTTTGGCACAGACCGAGTGGTGGATGATTTAGTAAGGCGCGTGCGTAAAAAAATGCCGCAAGCACGAATTGAAACGATTTACGGATACGGATATCGGATGATGAAAGCATGA